A single window of Chitinophaga sp. XS-30 DNA harbors:
- a CDS encoding response regulator produces the protein MEEKVRILIVEDEGIVSLSLEDTLTNEGYHVVAVADSGREALEIVKNQVIDLVLLDIQINGEWDGIETARQISAVKDIPFIYLTAFSDSETLARAKETVPAAYLLKPYQAKNMLITIDLALNNFAFRKVPMAKVLPLASAKKTPDTGEQKEAILYYNDAVFIKQNYRFIKVNLDYICHLEAEGNHTAIFTPDKKYVIRHALNTMLEKLNQQTFIRVHRSYAVNVRHIDTFNDNTICIGRYEIPIGRAYKETFFRHFDFL, from the coding sequence ATGGAAGAAAAAGTACGGATACTGATCGTGGAAGACGAGGGCATCGTATCGCTCAGCCTGGAAGATACCCTGACGAATGAAGGCTATCATGTTGTGGCTGTGGCCGACAGCGGAAGGGAAGCGCTGGAGATCGTCAAAAACCAGGTCATCGACCTCGTATTGCTGGATATCCAGATCAACGGGGAATGGGACGGTATTGAAACGGCCCGGCAAATATCCGCCGTAAAAGATATTCCGTTCATTTACCTCACCGCTTTCTCCGACAGTGAAACGCTGGCCCGCGCCAAGGAAACCGTTCCCGCTGCCTACCTGCTCAAACCCTACCAGGCCAAGAACATGCTCATCACCATAGACCTGGCACTGAATAATTTCGCATTCCGCAAAGTGCCGATGGCAAAAGTATTACCGCTTGCCTCAGCGAAAAAAACGCCGGATACGGGAGAGCAGAAAGAAGCCATCCTGTACTACAACGATGCCGTATTCATCAAACAAAATTATCGCTTTATAAAAGTCAACCTGGATTACATCTGCCACCTGGAAGCGGAAGGCAATCATACCGCCATTTTTACGCCGGACAAAAAATACGTCATCCGGCATGCCCTGAACACCATGCTGGAAAAGTTGAACCAGCAGACCTTCATCCGGGTACACCGGTCATATGCCGTGAATGTCAGGCATATCGACACATTCAACGACAACACCATCTGCATCGGCCGTTATGAGATCCCCATCGGCCGGGCCTACAAGGAAACCTTCTTCCGGCATTTTGATTTTCTGTAA